GAAGCCTTTCAGCTCCAGCGTCGCCGCCTTGTCGAGATAGCGCTTGTCGATGGTCATGATGCCCGTGATGGCCGCGAACAGCGTCGACCAGACCGTGCCGTAAACGATCAGGAACACCGAGGCGCTCCAGAAATCGGGCGCCAGCAGCAGCGCGAACGGCGACAGCAGGATCGACGGCACGACACTGAACATGTAGATTACGGGGTACAGCGCGTCGCGCAGCCGCTCGTTCATACCCAGGACCGTGCCGACGAACAGCGCCACGCCCAGCGAGACGGCGATCGACGGGATCATCAGCTTCATCGACGCCAGCAGGTTCACGAACATCGTGCGCCCTTCGCCGGCGAAGACTTTGCGGATCGCTCCGACGCGCGGGAACAGGTACGGATTGGCGCGCCCCGTCTCGGTCGCGAACACGTACAGAGAGATGAGCGAGGCGCAGATGCAGAAGGTCAGCCAGTACTTGCCGAGAAAGTATTTCAGCCTGCCCATCGCCGCAGCCGCTTAGTTGTTTTCCTCGAAGAAGGCGCGCTGACGCTCGTAGAAAGCGGGATCCTCGCTGCCGTGGGCGGCGCTGACGTCCGCAAGTGCCTGCCGATACAGCTCGGTGTCGATATGGTCTTCGATCTTGATGTTGCGGGCGTTTTCGCTCAGGAAACCCGTTTTGTCCAGAATGCCCCAGGCGCGGACGACCGACTTGCTGAGCGGATCGGCGTTGACGACGTAGTGAGCGGTGTCGAGCATGTAAGCGGCCACGTACTCGTCGGAAGCGCCAATCTTTTTGGCCAGCATGGCGACGGCTTCGTCGCGGTGGCTCTCATAGTAGCTCTGCGCCCGCAGCAGCGCGCGCAGGACGGCTTTGATCGTCTCGGGATTCTTTTTGACGTACTCCGTCTGGGCCTCCATGCGGCAGCAGGAGTAGTTGGGCATCACTTCGCTCTGATAGGTGACGATTTTGACGTCGTTCATCTTCTTGACGTTGAAGTTCTGCCCCGTGCCCATCAGCGCGTAGTCAACCTCACCGCGCACGACGGCGGCCAGCGCTTCGTTGTAGCCCGAGTAGGTCACCCAGTTGACGGCCTTGAGCGGATCCTTGTAGCCCAGATCCATGACCGCGCCGGTAAAGGCGAAGTACGAAGGGTTGCAGGCGAACTTCTTGCCGATCAGCGACTGCACGCCGTTCCATTCCGCGCCGGCACGGGCGATCACGGGCATACAGCCAGTCACCATGTGGCCGCCGAAGATGGTCAGGTCGATGCCGGCGGCGATCTGCTGCAGCGGCGCAGCCGTGCCGGAGTTAGAAACCACGTCCACCTTGCCGGTGGCCAGCAGCGTCATGGCGTCGGCGTTGGCGTTGGCGAGAACCGGCTCGATCGTCAGCCCCTCGTCCTTGAAATACCCCTTGTTCTCGGCGATCGTCACGAGCACGTTGCCGCTCGTGCCATAGTTCCAGCGCACGACGCGCTGCTCGGGGGCGGCGGAAGCGGCCGAGGCGGCCAGCGCCAGGCTCATGACGGCAAACAGACGGACAGCATTTTTCTTCACAGACATAAAAGAACGCTCCTTTATAGAGATAAATATGGTGCTTGTAGCTTAATCGACGGAGCCGTTTCCATGCGCAAACAGGCTGCTGCGCGACAGGCGCTCGGCCACGTCGCGGTTGATGTGCCGGATCAGCGTTTCGCGCAGGCGGACGAACTCCGCGTTTTCGAAGCGGGCGCTGCGCGAAGCGCGCTCCACCGCGGGGACGCGGCAGTCGAAGATCACGCCGCTGGGCGACTGGCCGAGCACGACGACACGGCTGCCCAGCAGCAGCGCCTCGTCCACATCGTGCGTGACGAAGAAGACCGTTTTCTTCGGCTCGTGCTTCGCCCACAGCTCCGATACCAGATCCTGGAGCATGGCGCGCGTCACCGCGTCGAGCGCGCCGAACGGCTCGTCCATCAGCAGCATCGGCGGATCGACGGCGAACGCCTGCGCGATCGCCACGCGCTGCTGCATGCCGCCGGACAACTCGCGCGGCAGCTTGCGGAAGACCGCGCCGTCGAAGCCGACCTCGCGCAGTTTTTCCAGCGCGACCGCCTTCAGCTCGTCCGCGCCGCGCCCGG
Above is a genomic segment from Pyramidobacter piscolens W5455 containing:
- a CDS encoding ABC transporter ATP-binding protein: MNPKNGKLREDAPAVQNIAVKELSFAYVKDKLILKDIDLAVAAGEFVCLLGQSGCGKSTLLRLLAGLERPTRGRIAIDGRPIGGAGLDRGVVFQDYGLFPWMTAGENIMLALKQRFPGRGADELKAVALEKLREVGFDGAVFRKLPRELSGGMQQRVAIAQAFAVDPPMLLMDEPFGALDAVTRAMLQDLVSELWAKHEPKKTVFFVTHDVDEALLLGSRVVVLGQSPSGVIFDCRVPAVERASRSARFENAEFVRLRETLIRHINRDVAERLSRSSLFAHGNGSVD
- a CDS encoding ABC transporter substrate-binding protein, translated to MSVKKNAVRLFAVMSLALAASAASAAPEQRVVRWNYGTSGNVLVTIAENKGYFKDEGLTIEPVLANANADAMTLLATGKVDVVSNSGTAAPLQQIAAGIDLTIFGGHMVTGCMPVIARAGAEWNGVQSLIGKKFACNPSYFAFTGAVMDLGYKDPLKAVNWVTYSGYNEALAAVVRGEVDYALMGTGQNFNVKKMNDVKIVTYQSEVMPNYSCCRMEAQTEYVKKNPETIKAVLRALLRAQSYYESHRDEAVAMLAKKIGASDEYVAAYMLDTAHYVVNADPLSKSVVRAWGILDKTGFLSENARNIKIEDHIDTELYRQALADVSAAHGSEDPAFYERQRAFFEENN
- a CDS encoding ABC transporter permease, which encodes MGRLKYFLGKYWLTFCICASLISLYVFATETGRANPYLFPRVGAIRKVFAGEGRTMFVNLLASMKLMIPSIAVSLGVALFVGTVLGMNERLRDALYPVIYMFSVVPSILLSPFALLLAPDFWSASVFLIVYGTVWSTLFAAITGIMTIDKRYLDKAATLELKGFKRLVKVILPAASPAILAGFVNSLRSTFVMLVYSEMYGAQYGMGFFVKKYAEFGLYDYTWAGFLFMVLVLVVVMQFFEQIKKRLLRWTTNARAQ